From one Gossypium hirsutum isolate 1008001.06 chromosome D08, Gossypium_hirsutum_v2.1, whole genome shotgun sequence genomic stretch:
- the LOC121219844 gene encoding pentatricopeptide repeat-containing protein At1g02060, chloroplastic — MFMEMVLSPRSYHGAGKQLFLYQCPLRFVIRCFSSARIEIHGEGTNERNQGLGEKAESSIKTKGAKFMARVINSTPWSSELESSISSLSPSLSKTTVLQTLRLIKNPSKALQFFNWVQQMGFPHDAQSFFLMIEILGKERNLNAARNLMLSIEKRSNGSVKLEDKFFNSLIRSYGKAGLFQESIKVFETMKSIGVSPSVVSFNNLLSILLKRGRTNMAKSVFNEMLSTYGVTPDVYTFNILIKGFCMNSMVDEGFRFFKEMERFKCDPDVVTYNIIVDGLCRVGKVGIAHNVVKGMSKKSLDLNPNVVTYTTLLRGYCMKQDIDEALAVFQEMICRGLKPNKITYNTLIKGLSEVHKYDKIKEILERMGEDGRFTPDTCTFNTLINAHCNAGNMDEALNVLKRMSEMKVQSDSATYSVIIRSLCQIADFEKAEEFFDELAKKEILLSHVGCTPLVAAYNPMFEYLCANGKTKKAERVFRQLLKRGRQDPPAYKTLILGHCKEGTFEAGYELLVLMLRRDFEPGFEIYDSLITGLLLKGEPLLARLTLEKMLKSSHLPQTSSVHSILAELLKKSCAQEAASLVTLMLDHRIRLNINLSTQTVKLLLARRMQDKAFQVLVLLYDDGYMVEMEDLVRFLCQSGMLLEVCKMIQFSLEKHQTVDIEICCTVIEGLCNNRRLSEAFGLYYELVERGKPLELRCLDNLKMALQAGGRLNEAEFVSKRMPNQWQANDASSKFSTRMPKLQQQ; from the exons ATGTTCATGGAAATGGTGCTTAGTCCTCGTTCTTACCATGGTGCCGGCAAGCAACTTTTTCTCTACCAGTGTCCGCTCCGATTTGTTATCCG GTGCTTCTCCTCTGCTCGAATCGAGATACATGGCGAAGGCACCAATGAACGAAATCAGGGTTTGGGTGAAAAAGCAGAATCATCAATCAAAACCAAGGGGGCAAAATTTATGGCTCGTGTCATCAACTCCACGCCATGGTCAAGTGAGCTTGAATCCTCTATTTCTTCTCTGTCTCCCTCTCTGTCGAAAACCACCGTCTTGCAAACACTTCGCCTCATTAAAAATCCATCTAAAGCTCTTCAATTCTTTAACTGGGTTCAACAAATGGGTTTCCCTCACGATGCCCAATCCTTTTTCTTGATGATTGAAATATTgggtaaagaaagaaatctcaaTGCAGCTCGTAATTTAATGCTTTCAATCGAGAAAAGGTCTAATGGGTCTGTTAAACTTGAGGACAAGTTCTTTAACAGCTTGATTAGGAGCTATGGTAAAGCGGGGTTATTTCAAGAGTCTATCAAGGTTTTCGAAACAATGAAAAGCATCGGCGTGTCTCCTTCTGTCGTTTCATTCAATAATCTTTTGTCAATTTTGCTTAAACGAGGACGCACGAATATGGCAAAGAGTGTGTTCAATGAAATGCTTAGCACATATGGGGTTACTCCAGATGTGTATACTTTTAACATTTTGATTAAAGGGTTTTGCATGAATTCAATGGTTGATGAGGGGTTTAGGTTTTTCAAGGAAATGGAGCGGTTTAAATGTGATCCTGATGTTGTCACTTATAATATAATTGTTGATGGATTATGCAGGGTGGGAAAGGTTGGAATTGCCCACAATGTGGTGAAAGGTATGAGCAAGAAAAGTTTGGATTTGAATCCTAATGTCGTTACTTACACTACTTTGCTTAGAGGGTATTGTATGAAGCAAGATATTGATGAAGCTTTGGCTGTTTTCCAAGAGATGATTTGTAGAGGTTTGAAACCGAATAAGATCACTTATAATACTTTAATTAAAGGGCTCTCTGAGGTACACAAGTATGATAAGATAAAAGAAATTTTGGAGCGAATGGGAGAAGATGGAAGATTTACTCCGGATACATGCACATTCAACACGCTGATTAATGCGCACTGCAATGCTGGGAACATGGATGAAGCTTTAAATGTGTTAAAAAGGATGTCAGAAATGAAGGTACAATCAGATTCAGCTACTTATAGTGTTATAATCAGGAGTTTATGTCAAATAGCGGACTTCGAGAAAGCAGAGGAGTTCTTTGATGAGCTAGCCAAAAAGGAGATATTATTAAGTCATGTAGGTTGTACACCTCTTGTTGCGGCATATAATCCCATGTTTGAGTATTTATGTGCTAATGGAAAAACTAAGAAAGCTGAGAGAGTGTTTAGACAACTATTGAAGAGGGGGAGACAAGACCCTCCTGCTTACAAGACTTTAATCTTAGGGCACTGCAAGGAAGGTACGTTTGAAGCTGGATATGAGCTCTTGGTCTTGATGTTGAGAAGAGACTTTGAACCGGGTTTTGAGATCTATGACTCGCTGATTACTGGTCTCTTGCTGAAGGGTGAACCTCTTCTTGCTCGCCTGACCCTGGAGAAGATGCTGAAGAGTTCACATCTCCCTCAAACATCTTCTGTTCATTCCATACTTGCAGAACTTCTGAAAAAGAGTTGTGCCCAAGAAGCAGCCAGTTTGGTAACTCTAATGCTGGACCATAGAATTAGACTGAACATCAATCTCTCGACACAGACTGTAAAGTTGCTGCTTGCAAGACGGATGCAGGATAAAGCTTTTCAAGTTCTTGTATTACTATATGATGACGGCTATATGGTTGAGATGGAAGACTTGGTTCGTTTCCTTTGCCAGAGTGGAATGCTTTTGGAGGTGTGCAAGATGATACAATTTAGTTTGGAAAAGCACCAAACTGTTGATATTGAAATATGCTGCACGGTCATAGAAGGTCTTTGTAACAACAGGAGACTTTCAGAAGCATTTGGTTTGTACTATGAGCTCGTGGAGAGGGGTAAACCTCTAGAGTTGAGATGCCTTGACAATTTGAAAATGGCATTACAAGCTGGAGGACGGCTAAATGAAGCTGAGTTTGTCTCGAAGAGGATGCCAAACCAGTGGCAGGCTAATGATGCTTCTTCAAAATTCAGCACCAGGATGCCAAAACTTCAGCAGCAATAA
- the LOC107900821 gene encoding type III polyketide synthase A: MSKIDNNNAPWHRLKRASTPRKATVLAIGKAFPRQLIPQEYLVEGYIRDTKCQDVSIKEKLERLCKTTTVKTRYTVMCKEILDQYPELATEGSSTIRQRLEIANPAVVEMAFEASLACIKEWGRPATDITHIIYVSSSEIRLPGGDLYLASELGLRNDVSRVMLYFLGCYGGATGLRVAKDIAENNPGSRILLTTSETTILGFRPPNKARPYDLVGAALFGDGAAAVIIGTDPVTGKESPFMELSYAVQQFLPGTQSVIDGCLTEEGINFKLGRDLPQKIEDNIEEFCRKLMSKASLTDFNEMFWAVHPGGPAILNRLESTLKLNKGKLECSRKALKDFGNVSSNTIFYVMEYMREELKRGGGEEWGLALAFGPGITFEGILLRSL; the protein is encoded by the exons ATGTCAAAAATTGACAATAACAATGCTCCATGGCACCGTCTCAAGCGTGCTTCCACACCAAGGAAGGCAACGGTGCTTGCCATCGGTAAGGCCTTTCCACGGCAACTAATTCCTCAAGAATACTTGGTGGAGGGCTATATACGTGATACAAAATGCCAAGATGTCTCCATCAAAGAGAAACTGGAACGTTTAT GTAAAACAACTACTGTGAAGACTAGGTACACAGTGATGTGCAAGGAGATTTTAGATCAATACCCAGAATTGGCAACTGAGGGTTCATCAACTATCAGACAAAGGCTTGAAATAGCAAACCCGGCAGTTGTTGAGATGGCATTTGAAGCAAGCTTAGCTTGCATAAAGGAATGGGGGAGGCCTGCAACTGATATCACCCATATCATCTATGTCTCTTCCAGTGAAATACGCTTACCTGGGGGTGATCTTTACCTTGCCAGTGAGCTTGGCTTAAGAAACGATGTTAGCCGGGTAATGCTCTATTTCCTTGGTTGTTATGGTGGTGCCACTGGCCTCCGAGTAGCTAAAGACATAGCTGAAAACAACCCAGGAAGTCGTATTCTGCTAACCACCTCTGAGACTACCATCCTTGGTTTTCGACCTCCAAACAAAGCACGCCCTTATGACCTTGTTGGTGCAGCACTTTTCGGTGATGGAGCAGCAGCAGTCATCATTGGAACCGATCCAGTAACGGGCAAAGAATCTCCTTTCATGGAACTCAGCTATGCAGTACAACAATTTCTGCCAGGAACACAGAGTGTCATCGATGGGTGCCTTACTGAAGAAGGCATAAACTTCAAACTTGGCAGAGACCTTCCCCAGAAGATCGAAGACAACATTGAGGAATTCTGCAGGAAACTCATGTCAAAGGCTAGTTTGACAGACTTCAATGAAATGTTTTGGGCAGTTCATCCTGGAGGACCGGCGATACTTAACCGCTTGGAAAGCACTCTTAAACTGAACAAGGGGAAACTAGAATGTAGCAGGAAAGCTTTGAAGGACTTCGGAAATGTGAGCAGCAATACCATTTTCTATGTGATGGAATACATGAGGGAAGAGTTgaagagaggaggaggagaagaatGGGGGCTTGCCTTAGCATTTGGTCCTGGAATTACATTTGAAGGCATTCTTCTTCGCAGCCTGTAA
- the LOC107900822 gene encoding probable helicase CHR10 isoform X2 encodes MFLASTSFLMGLGKTLQAISFLSYLKVHQKSPGSFLVLCPLSVTDGWVSEIVKFTPKLEVLRYVGDKEHRRSLRKNIYEHVKEKSSSNVPSLPFDVLLTTYDIALIDQDFLSQIPWHYAVIDEAQRLKNPSSVLYNVLNDRFIMPRRLLMTGTPIQNNLTELWALMHFCMPSVFGTLNQFLSLFKEAGDISSDSTSSKSKELFKSLKYILQAFMLRRTKAKLIESGNLVLPPLTEITVMAPLVSLQKKVYTSILRKELPKLLALSSCSCSHQSLQNIVIQLRKACSHPYLFPGIEPEPYEEGEHLVQGSGKLMVLDQLLWKLYDSGHRVLLFAQMTHTLDILQDFLELRKYSYERLDGSIRAEERFAAIRSFSKQSAEGSVNSESDQTAAFVFLISTRAGGVGLNLVAADTVIFYEQDWNPQVDKQALQRAHRIGQMNHVLSINLVTEYSVEQVIMRRAERKLQLSHNVVGDHVMDQEGKEMEGAEMGDLRSIIFGLHMFDPTQINNEEAYELKTSELSAMAEKVIAMRYEQMLGKNDGKFEINAGDLMDGHDVHMRESSVSNDPGLDEASYLSWVEKFKVASQSGDNQIMALESRRNFPEDRHLKVEAAKKKAEEKKAAKWEANGYHSLSVQDPCPMDGDMLSDSGSVFFVYGNCTDPSKVCPSEPAIIFSCIDNSGNWGHGGMFDALAKLSASVPVAYERASEFQDLHLGDLHLIRVNEDVKENNTPLWVALAVVQSYNPRRKVPRSDITMPDLERCLSKASFSAAENSASIHMPRIGYQDRSDRSQWYTVERLLRKYASIYGVKIFVYYYRR; translated from the exons ATGTTCTTGGCGTCAACGTCGTTCTTG ATGGGATTGGGGAAGACTCTTCAAGCTATTTCCTTCTTGAGCTATTTGAAGGTCCATCAGAAGTCACCTGGGTCATTTT TGGTGCTTTGTCCCTTAAGTGTAACGGACGGTTGGGTGTCAGAGATAGTTAAATTTACTCCTAAATTAGAAGTTCTTAGGTATGTCGGTGACAAAGAACACCGGCGAAGTCTACGCAAGAATATATATGAGCACGTGAAAGAGAAGTCATCATCAAAT GTTCCATCCTTACCCTTTGATGTGCTCTTGACAACATATGACATAGCATTGATCGATCAAGATTTTCTCTCTCAAATACCCTGGCATTATGCTGTAATAGATGAAGCTCAAAGGCTTAAAAATCCTTCCAGC GTTCTGTATAATGTCCTTAACGATAGGTTTATTATGCCAAGACGGTTGTTGATGACTGGTACTCCTATTCAGAACAATCTCACTGAACTCTGGGCTTTGATGCACTTTTGTATGCCCTCAGTGTTTGGGACCCTAAACCAGTTTCTTTCTTTATTCAAAGAAGCTGGAGATATTTCATCAG ATAGTACATCATCTAAGTCCAAGGAGTTGtttaagagtttaaagtatataTTGCAAGCTTTTATGCTTCGACGGACAAAAGCTAAACTTATTGAGTCTGGAAATCTAGTACTCCCGCCTCTTACTGAGATTACTGT gaTGGCTCCATTAGTTAGCCTGCAAAAGAAGGTGTATACTTCAATATTAAGAAAGGAGCTTCCAAAACTTCTTGCTTTGTCTTCTTGCTCATGTAGCCAtcaatctttacaaaatatt GTAATTCAACTAAGAAAAGCATGTAGCCACCCTTACCTCTTCCCTGGCATTGAGCCTGAGCCATATGAAGAGGGTGAACACCTTGTTCAG GGCAGTGGGAAGCTTATGGTTTTAGATCAACTACTCTGGAAGCTATATGATTCTGGGCATCGTGTCCTTCTCTTTGCTCAGATGACACATACGCTTGACATTTTACAG GATTTTTTAGAGTTACGAAAGTATTCCTATGAGCGGCTTGATGGATCAATTCGAGCTGAAGAGCGGTTTGCTGCAATAAGAAGTTTCAGCAAGCAATCAGCTGAAGGGAGTGTGAATTCAGAATCTGACCAAACTGCTGCTTTTGTTTTCTTGATCTCTACGAGAGCTGGGGGTGTTGGCTTGAATCTTGTAGCTGCTGATACG GTTATATTCTACGAGCAAGACTGGAATCCTCAGGTAGACAAGCAGGCTCTTCAGCGAGCACATAGAATAGGCCAAATGAATCATGTGTTGTCCATAAACCTTGTTACGGAATATAGTGTGGAACAG GTAATTATGCGGAGAGCAGAAAGGAAGCTGCAACTTAGTCATAATGTTGTAGGAGATCATGTCATGGACCAGGAGGGGAAAGAAATGGAAGGAGCTGAAATGGGTGATTTGCGATCTATCATATTTGGATTGCATATGTTCGATCCTACTCAGATCAATAATGAAGAAGCATATGAGTTAAAGACATCCGAGCTAAGTGCTATGGCTGAGAAAGTAATTGCAATGCGTTATGAACAAATGTTAGGCAAGAATGATGGCAAGTTTGAGATTAATGCAGGGGATTTGATGGATGGCCATGATGTTCATATGAGAGAGAGTTCCGTCAGCAATGATCCTGGTCTTGATGAGGCTTCATACCTTTCTTGGGTTGAAAAATTCAAGGTAGCTTCACAGTCGGGTGATAATCAAATCATGGCATTGGAAAGTAGAAGGAACTTTCCTGAGGACAGGCATCTGAAAGTTGAGGCTGCAAAGAAGAAGGCGGAGGAAAAGAAGGCGGCTAAGTGGGAAGCTAATGGATACCATTCACTGTCTGTCCAAGATCCTTGTCCAATGGATGGTGATATGCTGTCAGATTCTGGTTCTGTTTTTTTTGTTTATGGCAATTGTACTGATCCATCAAAAGTTTGTCCCTCTGAGCCTGCTATAATATTCAG TTGTATTGATAATTCTGGAAACTGGGGTCATGGTGGAATGTTTGATGCTCTAGCGAAGCTTTCTGCTAGTGTTCCTGTTGCATATGAACGAGCATCCGAGTTTCAGGACCTTCATCTCGGTGATCTTCATCTTATAAGAGTCAATG AGGATGTCAAGGAAAATAATACACCATTATGGGTTGCTTTGGCTGTTGTTCAATCTTATAATCCAAGACGTAAAGTTCCTCGTAGTGACATCACTATGCCTGATCTGGAACGTTGTTTGTCAAAGGCATCATTCTCAGCAGCTGAAAATTCTG CTTCAATCCACATGCCACGAATTGGATATCAAGATCGATCAGATCGTTCTCAGTGGTACACCGTGGAACGTCTTCTGAGAAAATATGCTTCCATTTATGGTGTAAAGATCTTTGT GTATTATTACCGTCGGTAA
- the LOC107900822 gene encoding probable helicase CHR10 isoform X1: protein MNYEQRLKAAAKIVLTYDERAGDDAVDCVEFGVTATLKPHQVDGVSWLVRRYVLGVNVVLGDEMGLGKTLQAISFLSYLKVHQKSPGSFLVLCPLSVTDGWVSEIVKFTPKLEVLRYVGDKEHRRSLRKNIYEHVKEKSSSNVPSLPFDVLLTTYDIALIDQDFLSQIPWHYAVIDEAQRLKNPSSVLYNVLNDRFIMPRRLLMTGTPIQNNLTELWALMHFCMPSVFGTLNQFLSLFKEAGDISSDSTSSKSKELFKSLKYILQAFMLRRTKAKLIESGNLVLPPLTEITVMAPLVSLQKKVYTSILRKELPKLLALSSCSCSHQSLQNIVIQLRKACSHPYLFPGIEPEPYEEGEHLVQGSGKLMVLDQLLWKLYDSGHRVLLFAQMTHTLDILQDFLELRKYSYERLDGSIRAEERFAAIRSFSKQSAEGSVNSESDQTAAFVFLISTRAGGVGLNLVAADTVIFYEQDWNPQVDKQALQRAHRIGQMNHVLSINLVTEYSVEQVIMRRAERKLQLSHNVVGDHVMDQEGKEMEGAEMGDLRSIIFGLHMFDPTQINNEEAYELKTSELSAMAEKVIAMRYEQMLGKNDGKFEINAGDLMDGHDVHMRESSVSNDPGLDEASYLSWVEKFKVASQSGDNQIMALESRRNFPEDRHLKVEAAKKKAEEKKAAKWEANGYHSLSVQDPCPMDGDMLSDSGSVFFVYGNCTDPSKVCPSEPAIIFSCIDNSGNWGHGGMFDALAKLSASVPVAYERASEFQDLHLGDLHLIRVNEDVKENNTPLWVALAVVQSYNPRRKVPRSDITMPDLERCLSKASFSAAENSASIHMPRIGYQDRSDRSQWYTVERLLRKYASIYGVKIFVYYYRR, encoded by the exons ATGAATTACGAACAGAGGCTTAAAGCCGCGGCCAAAATCGTCCTCACGTACGACGAACGAGCTGGAGACGATGCGGTGGATTGTGTAGAATTTGGAGTCACCGCGACGCTGAAACCTCACCAAGTCGACGGAGTGTCTTGGCTTGTTAGGAGATATGTTCTTGGCGTCAACGTCGTTCTTG GGGATGAG ATGGGATTGGGGAAGACTCTTCAAGCTATTTCCTTCTTGAGCTATTTGAAGGTCCATCAGAAGTCACCTGGGTCATTTT TGGTGCTTTGTCCCTTAAGTGTAACGGACGGTTGGGTGTCAGAGATAGTTAAATTTACTCCTAAATTAGAAGTTCTTAGGTATGTCGGTGACAAAGAACACCGGCGAAGTCTACGCAAGAATATATATGAGCACGTGAAAGAGAAGTCATCATCAAAT GTTCCATCCTTACCCTTTGATGTGCTCTTGACAACATATGACATAGCATTGATCGATCAAGATTTTCTCTCTCAAATACCCTGGCATTATGCTGTAATAGATGAAGCTCAAAGGCTTAAAAATCCTTCCAGC GTTCTGTATAATGTCCTTAACGATAGGTTTATTATGCCAAGACGGTTGTTGATGACTGGTACTCCTATTCAGAACAATCTCACTGAACTCTGGGCTTTGATGCACTTTTGTATGCCCTCAGTGTTTGGGACCCTAAACCAGTTTCTTTCTTTATTCAAAGAAGCTGGAGATATTTCATCAG ATAGTACATCATCTAAGTCCAAGGAGTTGtttaagagtttaaagtatataTTGCAAGCTTTTATGCTTCGACGGACAAAAGCTAAACTTATTGAGTCTGGAAATCTAGTACTCCCGCCTCTTACTGAGATTACTGT gaTGGCTCCATTAGTTAGCCTGCAAAAGAAGGTGTATACTTCAATATTAAGAAAGGAGCTTCCAAAACTTCTTGCTTTGTCTTCTTGCTCATGTAGCCAtcaatctttacaaaatatt GTAATTCAACTAAGAAAAGCATGTAGCCACCCTTACCTCTTCCCTGGCATTGAGCCTGAGCCATATGAAGAGGGTGAACACCTTGTTCAG GGCAGTGGGAAGCTTATGGTTTTAGATCAACTACTCTGGAAGCTATATGATTCTGGGCATCGTGTCCTTCTCTTTGCTCAGATGACACATACGCTTGACATTTTACAG GATTTTTTAGAGTTACGAAAGTATTCCTATGAGCGGCTTGATGGATCAATTCGAGCTGAAGAGCGGTTTGCTGCAATAAGAAGTTTCAGCAAGCAATCAGCTGAAGGGAGTGTGAATTCAGAATCTGACCAAACTGCTGCTTTTGTTTTCTTGATCTCTACGAGAGCTGGGGGTGTTGGCTTGAATCTTGTAGCTGCTGATACG GTTATATTCTACGAGCAAGACTGGAATCCTCAGGTAGACAAGCAGGCTCTTCAGCGAGCACATAGAATAGGCCAAATGAATCATGTGTTGTCCATAAACCTTGTTACGGAATATAGTGTGGAACAG GTAATTATGCGGAGAGCAGAAAGGAAGCTGCAACTTAGTCATAATGTTGTAGGAGATCATGTCATGGACCAGGAGGGGAAAGAAATGGAAGGAGCTGAAATGGGTGATTTGCGATCTATCATATTTGGATTGCATATGTTCGATCCTACTCAGATCAATAATGAAGAAGCATATGAGTTAAAGACATCCGAGCTAAGTGCTATGGCTGAGAAAGTAATTGCAATGCGTTATGAACAAATGTTAGGCAAGAATGATGGCAAGTTTGAGATTAATGCAGGGGATTTGATGGATGGCCATGATGTTCATATGAGAGAGAGTTCCGTCAGCAATGATCCTGGTCTTGATGAGGCTTCATACCTTTCTTGGGTTGAAAAATTCAAGGTAGCTTCACAGTCGGGTGATAATCAAATCATGGCATTGGAAAGTAGAAGGAACTTTCCTGAGGACAGGCATCTGAAAGTTGAGGCTGCAAAGAAGAAGGCGGAGGAAAAGAAGGCGGCTAAGTGGGAAGCTAATGGATACCATTCACTGTCTGTCCAAGATCCTTGTCCAATGGATGGTGATATGCTGTCAGATTCTGGTTCTGTTTTTTTTGTTTATGGCAATTGTACTGATCCATCAAAAGTTTGTCCCTCTGAGCCTGCTATAATATTCAG TTGTATTGATAATTCTGGAAACTGGGGTCATGGTGGAATGTTTGATGCTCTAGCGAAGCTTTCTGCTAGTGTTCCTGTTGCATATGAACGAGCATCCGAGTTTCAGGACCTTCATCTCGGTGATCTTCATCTTATAAGAGTCAATG AGGATGTCAAGGAAAATAATACACCATTATGGGTTGCTTTGGCTGTTGTTCAATCTTATAATCCAAGACGTAAAGTTCCTCGTAGTGACATCACTATGCCTGATCTGGAACGTTGTTTGTCAAAGGCATCATTCTCAGCAGCTGAAAATTCTG CTTCAATCCACATGCCACGAATTGGATATCAAGATCGATCAGATCGTTCTCAGTGGTACACCGTGGAACGTCTTCTGAGAAAATATGCTTCCATTTATGGTGTAAAGATCTTTGT GTATTATTACCGTCGGTAA